The following are encoded in a window of Falco biarmicus isolate bFalBia1 chromosome 8, bFalBia1.pri, whole genome shotgun sequence genomic DNA:
- the S100B gene encoding protein S100-B isoform X2: MSELEKAMIAIIDAFHQYSGKEGDKHKLKKSELKELINNELTHFLGEIKDQETVDKVMEALDSDGDAECDFQEFVAFIAMVTAACHEFFEHE, from the exons ATGTCTGAGCTGGAGAAAGCCATGATTGCCATCATTGATGCCTTCCACCAGTActcagggaaggagggagataAGCACAAGCTGAAGAAATCAGAACTGAAGGAACTCATTAACAACGAGTTGACCCATTTCCTTGGC GAGATCAAAGACCAGGAGACTGTGGACAAAGTCATGGAGGCACTGGACAGCGATGGGGATGCAGAGTGCGACTTCCAGGAGTTTGTAGCCTTCATTGCCATGGTCACCGCTGCTTGCCATGAGTTCTTTGAGCATGAGTGA
- the LOC130154459 gene encoding zinc finger protein 239-like, translating to MGPAGPAGPAGRRAGGGRGLARGGGAERPHGCEQCGKAFAQPGALAKHRRVHTGEKPYRCPVCAKAFALSSGLVLHKRTHTGERPHACALCGKAFISSSHLALHLRSHTGERRYQCPVCGKLFLQSSHLVRHKAIHSGERPFKCEDCGKLFGRASHLATHRRVHTGERPFKCAQCEKAFTQKAGLVLHVRLHTGERPYRCDKCGKNFRSSAHLVSHQLLESGERNFKCAACGKAFKQASSLKQHLKTHEAREPHCCSVCGRAFSRSSYLQLHMRTHSGERPYHCLVCNRTYAKISTFEKHCKRHQQDEERPDVRPSAMTTRAKALAEKKKQEQKRQRRDDCLVQPQQADPKQQQVEKL from the coding sequence atggggccggcggggccggcggggccggcggggcggcgggcgggcggcgggcggggcttggcgcggggcggcggggcggagcggccGCACGGGTGCGAGCAGTGCGGGAAGGCCTTCGCGCAGCCCGGCGCCTTGGCCAAGCACCGGCGGGTGCACACCGGGGAGAAGCCGTACCGCTGCCCGGTGTGCGCCAAGGCCTTCGCGCTCTCCTCGGGGCTGGTGCTCCACAAGCGCACGCACACCGGGGAGCGGCCCCACGCCTGTGCGCTCTGCGGCAAGGCCTTCATCTCCTCCTCGCACCTCGCCCTCCACCTGCGCTCCCACACGGGCGAGAGGCGGTACCAGTGCCCCGTCTGCGGCAAGCTTTTCCTCCAGTCCTCCCACCTGGTGCGCCACAAGGCCATCCACAGCGGCGAGCGGCCTTTCAAGTGCGAGGACTGCGGCAAGCTCTTCGGGCGCGCCTCCCACCTGGCGACCCACCGCCGCGTGCACACGGGCGAGCGGCCGTTCAAGTGCGCACAGTGCGAGAAGGCCTTCACGCAGAAGGCCGGGCTGGTGCTCCACGTCCGCCTGCACACCGGCGAGCGGCCCTACCGGTGCGACAAGTGCGGGAAGAACTTCCGCTCCTCCGCCCACCTCGTCTCGCACCAGCTTCTGGAGTCAGGGGAGAGGAACTTCAAGTGCGCCGCCTGCGGGAAGGCCTTCAAGCAGGCGTCGTCCCTCAAGCAGCACCTGAAGACCCATGAGGCGCGCGAGCCTCACTGCTGCTCGGTCTGTGGCCGAGCCTTTTCCAGGTCCTCTTACCTCCAGCTTCACATGAGAACGCACAGCGGTGAGCGGCCGTACCACTGCTTGGTTTGCAACCGGACGTATGCCAAAATTTCAACCTTTgaaaaacattgtaaaaggcaCCAGCAGGATGAAGAGCGGCCTGATGTGAGGCCCAGCGCGATGACCACCAGGGCAAAAGCCCTGGCcgaaaagaaaaagcaggagcagaaacGGCAGCGCCGAGATGACTGCCTCGTGCAACCTCAGCAGGCTgacccaaagcagcagcaggtggaaAAGCTGTAA